A window of Quercus robur chromosome 12, dhQueRobu3.1, whole genome shotgun sequence genomic DNA:
GCCTCCTTGAGATTTTcctagaattttatttttttatttttagatttcttgttttctttcttgTCCTGTGTGTCCCTCTGTATACAGTTAGTGTACTTGGGCGGcacttttttctgtttttagtaatgttacttatcaaaaagaataAGTTCCACTAGTAGTCTGGTTACTTGGGAGTGAGTCATTAAGGAAAGCCAATGAAGGAAAGTGAACGGAAAAAAAAACCTGATAGGCACTTCAGTTTGTTCTTAATGTGGGAAAAATACTGGCATTGATGTTAAAAAGATTTGTGATAAAACAAGATCAAGTTCATCATAGTGGGGAGTTGTGGGATCTTCTCTTACTGCAGTGTGAGTTTGCTTGTGAACTATGGGGCTATGTTTTCAGTCTCTTTGGAGAACACTGGGCTATGCTGTGTAGAGTGATGGATTTACAAGTTGGTTGGTAGAATTGGTTTGGGAAATGCTCATTTGGTGTGTGGAACTTCTCTCTGTTGTGTTTGATATGGCTTTTGTTGAGGGAGTGAAATTTTCATACTTTTGAAAATGTGGAAGCGTCGGAGATGTAATTGAAGCTCTTGTTTCTTAGAATACTTTGTGGGTGGTCCATGGTTGTGGGTCCCAATGACAGTGGTACCTTAACGGAATTTATGAATTCCATTTCTCTTTGCGTCTAATTCCTTTAATAGCAATTCTTTAAGCTATCTTGTGCTTTGTAATATTCCTGAGGTAGTTTTATTGCCataaaacttatcaaaaaagtcCATTGTAGTTAAACACATGTCTATGCCtattgttttatataattatttcaatACATATTCGTAGTATGTATGGATATGTGAATAAACTTATAAGAATATATATCAGATGTTTATTTATGTACACTCATGTTACATAagcattaaataaaacaaaaatgatgtgGGAATTATTTTGGGTTTAATCTTTCATGTGACTTTTGTCATTGGAGTATGATGGTTTAAAATTCTCTTCTTTTCGTTCCAcataaagttttatttataaaaaaattctcttcttttctcctGTCAGACCAAGCAATGACTGACTTAGGTAAATTAAGCAATGAGCCAGTGATCTGTATACTGTGATTTGACCTCTGATTGGTTGGGTGAAAGTGCAGACATCTTTAAGATTTTTATGCCTTAATCAGATGAAATTCAACCAAAATTATCtcccttagttttttttttaataaataattttgaagcACTGATCTCTCCATTGTGGTGCGGGTATCTGTTCTATTGCATTATTCCTAGATTTATTTGACATGAGAAATTGcaccctcttcttttttctttgagtgGGTTGATGGCTGCTAATCCTTCCATTATTGCAACAGATTGAAGCTTTGGCTTTTCTTCGCATATGTTGTGTCCTTTGTATCTCTAGCGGCATCAGTGGGCCTATTAATACAAGATTCACTTGTAACAACTGGCCCTTCTGTGTGGACAGGAACTGCAGGTGTCTTgcaatgtgtgtttgtgttgaTCAGGTAAAAAAAGGTCTTTCAGCTTAAGATTGATTTATTTGTGTACTTTGTCTCCTAGTTATAAATGTGAAGGCACAACTTCAAGAGCACATTACCATATCAGTACTGCCTTTTCAAGTATGTATTTTTAGGTGATGTATAAGTACTTTTTAGCCAAATTTTTTCCCTCCGCTTTTCCTAGTTTTGAGAGCATCTTTGGGAGTATTGTTTTGCCAATGAGTTCTAGTTCAAAGGACACTTCTTCCTTGAATAAGAAGAATGGGTGGAGGgtaaggttgtgggttcaaaacccaCCGGGTGCATGTGGAGCTTACcaaagaattttttgttttgagaatgtTTTTTCAGTAATTAGGTTTGCTGGCTGGCTTTTTCTTCAATAGaattaaattttaatcttgTTAAAAAATTCCTTTTGGTTTAAATGACTTTGTTTTCACCCTAAATATCAGTCAACTTGCAACTCAACGCTGTGTCTGAGCACATTGATGATAACTCGTTTCTGAGCACACTCATGATAACTTAGAAGGGTTTTGCTGCCTTGTGGGTCTAAGATgatcatctctttctctctctctctcacacacacacacatgtgcATGCACACTGCTTTCAGTTCTGAAGATATATTTATACATCACTGTAATGTTTAGAATGTTGTGCTACTGGCTAGTGTTTTCACTAActcaaattttgtttcttgcagTGGGCTGATTTATTGGACTTCTCACCCAGAGTAAACTAATGTGAATCATATGCTTTCCATTTGGTGCTTGAAATTACAAGTGGGGTAGCCATTTGTACATGTATCTTTTTACTTATTCAATCAATGAGATGGAAAATAGTTCACCTTATGTAAATGTGTGTTTTGGTAACAATCTTGAGCATCAAAGTAAACCCAAGGCAACTCTTGAATTTGTGATGACTGGTGTAGATTTTACTTTCCTTAACATTTTCATGCTGTTCTGTTGAAAATCTTTGGCCGTATGTTTGATTGTATAACATATTTATTGTGGAGTAACAAAACTACTCTGGAACGTTATTTTATAATTGTAATAAAACTGGATGGAGTATCCATAAGCtgtcttttttgtgttttcccttttttggcCAAACAAATCATCCTTACTATGAACCAGAAACATGAGCCAGCAAAGGCAACAACACCATTGAAAACTCAAAATCATTAGCACAAGCATGCATTTCACGGATTACAGAAATAACTTCTCAATTTAAGATTCATTGGAGTCCTCATGGAATGTGGAAGCCATTATTACCTTTACAGCAAAGTAAATAGAGAGTCACGAGTCGTGACAAGAAATGTTGTGCAACTGTTTCCTTTTCTTGAATAAATGCCGAACTGGATTAATTTTCTTGATGCTTCTCCTTTCTTGTTGTAACATAAAGATTGCCATCATCAGCAATCACCTGCAGTTCCAAGTCGTCCTTCTGGATCATGGCATCATCTCGCTTTGCTGCTTCTATCTCTTCAATAGCACTAATCCGTTTCATCTCCTTATTCTTCCCCCATAGAACAGCAAAGAGCCCCAGGACGATTAGAATAGACCCTAAAACACTGAATTAAACATATaggtttagtaaaaaaaatatgctGATTAAACTTGTCATAAACAACAGACTTGAAGCAACTTctatgaattcaaaataataataaccaagCAACAAGCTGAAATTAAAACTCAGATTcaaatgaattcaaaataataacaaattagtaagtaattttttcttttctttttatacgtACGTTCCAACATATAATTTCTCATGAAGCAGGGCCCAGCTGGAAATAGCCACGATAACAAGCAACAAGGGGCTGAACACCGAGACATAGAGAGGACCTTTCACCTGGATAGCCCAGGAAGTGATGACAAATGCTAGTGCAGAACAGAAAATCCCCTGAAATCAGCATGATTTTTAAATTAGGGCCTTAAACTATCTTGAATGTTCAAATAACTGATAATTTATAGGCTGTATGAAACATCATCTGGCTAACTAAAAAACTTTTTAGAACTCTCACAACTTAATTTGGTGTACAAACTCCTAATAGAAATGGCTGCTAGAAGTgttttgaaacataaaaatagagAGCTCACTAGCTTAACGATATTTGACACCAATTATGGTGAGTGAAATTGTTAGCCTTGTCAACTCAGCTTTCTTTGGAGAGAATTTCCTAGGCCTGGAAATAAGCATTCATTGtcccaagaaaaataaaagaaaagaaagaaacactaaTACTGCAAATTATTGTTGGCAAATTGAGTGAAGCATACTGCATAGAGAGATGCAACAAGCCACATTGGATTGCTCAACGACCATGCAGAAATGTCGTGTTTGGCGAATAAGGCAATGATCCCACACTCAATGCTGGCCATGAAACACATCAATGTGGTGCTTGTATAAGGAGCTGGAAAAATCTTGTTCATTCTTGCCtgaaattataaaatgaattaGTACAAGGAGTTATCAAGACCTGAAAATTTGCACTTGAACCATGCACGCAATGTGACACAAACCAATATAAAACTATTCTCACTTTATAAGTATGAATCTCAGTAATTGATTGAGCCATGGACCATATACCAAATATTTGAAGTAGAACTTGCCAAATGATCCAATAGtacaaccaaaagaaaaacttgGGTGATATTTGTTAGATCCATCTGAGCAGTTTATAGAATTATTGGAGCTAAACTTACTTGGATTATGAACCAAACTGACCAAGAGAGAGAACTAGCAATTATGAGCAAGGGGCCAATGATGGCGTTTCCATGGCTGCTAGAAGTGGAACTATTCTTTTCCATATTCTCAGCATATGTCCAGTGCATGCTAGGTACACTTATACCAATGGTGTGTCCATGGTAGAATGACAATAAAAGGGCTCCACCTACACATATAATTGTCCCTATTACCTTAGCTTGCCCTGGCTTGGTCTTAATTCCCACAGATTCTTGCCTACAAAAACATCAGCCAAAAACTTTCAATTCATACGAATTGGAAGAAAGAAACCAAGATTAATTTTCatgaacaaacaaaattgaATAAACTACCTGAAAAGGACAGCCAGGATGAAAGTGAATGCTGGAAGTGTATTACTTAATGCACTACCAATTGTTGGGGTTGAGTGTTTTAAACCTACAAGGTAAAAGAGCATATTTCCAGTTCCCCTGCATTTTAAGTGTAATTTAGGACAACttaatttgtaaaaagaaaaccaaaagagTAGAAGATAAAATGTACACATTAAAATGTTTGTGTTGGGCATGCAGACAAAAAAAGACTAGAAGATTTAATCTACCTATGCAAAGATTGAACAAATATTTCATCTCCTACATTTGGAATAGAATTGAAAACTCACCCTGTTAAGGAGCACAAAAATAACTGGAACAAAATAGGTATTGTTATCTTGGGTCTCGTCTTCCTGCAGGGAAATATGAAATGTCAATATATTGTTCTAAAGTTAATGATGAACAAGCATTTACTTATGCAGAAAGATATGAAATGTCCTGGCACTTGATTAGCCCATTAAAGAAAATGTTGACAAAGAGTACTTCTGCCTCTATAAACAAGCCTAGACTTGTGAACTGAATGCTAAATAGAAATGAGGAATCAAAAATTATGCAAGCTTCCCATGCAACAtataatatgagagagagagagagagagagagtaaagtgCTAAGATTTGTGGTCATGTAAAAGAGGAACTGCACCAATGAGAATTTAAAGAACTTTAGGAAAACCTGATGAGGATTGGTATGAGAAAAGGAGTTGAAAGCATTAGGTGAAACATATTAATCATACGTTTCTAATTTGCATAGCCAGGAAGGATCCTTCTTCCATGTGCTAATCATGTGGTACGCAAGGCAACCATGAGACTCACGCTAGCTATCTAGCTGGCCCTTAACACTAGCAAGAAGAAGTGACATGGTACATATATGGGTTGGCTTCAAGTGCATAACATTTGTCAAATATTACACTACTCAATAACTTTCTATTTCactattgaattattttgtCTCTCTATAATTTATAGGCTTGTagaatatcaaaataataacaaatcaaTAACTATCTTATCTATGTATAaaattttaagggttttttttttttctttgaaatttaaatttatgtattgaacatgaatttataaataaaatagtaaattaaaattagttcacatgaaatttggcatgcatgttaacaacatagaaaatatataactcAATAGTGTGATTTTCAAGATAGTGAtctaataaaaagttttttagtgATGTAATACTAAGCAAGAGTTACATCAGATGTAACTTACCTTTTATCTTTTTTGCGTAGCGCACTATGAAATCGTTTTTGTTTGTATGTTGTTAGAAGTTTCAATATCTTCAAGGAACTTTTAaagatcttttcttttgaaatgcTCTCTCTTTCCACCAAgaaactctttctttttttggtaagttaCTTAAGGAAAGCCCGAAAGAATGAAAAACTTGACTAGATATATACAACATATTGTTTTCTGCTCATTTCTGTTGTTTTCTTAGTCCAAACTCTAATTGATTTTTAATGAATACTGGTTTTCtgtctagaaaaaaaattatatgttactTATCAAGCCCAATTcaagaaatcaaaaagaaatTCCTATTTGAAAAGTCTAAACCCCACCATACCAAACAAGCAAAATGTGACTAAAGTAAAGCTATGGTGAATAAATATTAACTCTTGAGTTTTTATAGTTACCACTCCATAAAATATGCAAAAGGAGCGATTGCTATGGTTGCAAAAACTAGCCGGTAAACGACGAGAATAAGAGGGTTCATGCCAGATTGCATGGCAAGCATTGATATGATGTTCAATCCTGCATAGCCCACTTGCAGTAGAGCAATGGCCAAGAAAGGCACAAGATCCCAAGCCATCGTTTCTTGTATACTATTTTTCAAAGCCTATAGAGCAATTTcttaaagaaagagagagagaaaaagaaagagaaagagagagaaagagagtgagagatacGTAGATGTTAGAGAATAAGAAATGGGCAGGCCatgggtgtgtgtatatatatatatatatatatatatagaggaaaGCTGGAAGATAATCTTGCATGGAAAAGATGGAAACCGTTGGAGAATGATTTCTTGCATTCTTGCAACACCAGAGCTTATCATTTGTGAACAAGTGGACGCCAAATACGTAGCAATGTAACATTGTAAGGCACTTTCAGTTTTGTCTTTAGGCTTTTGCCAACTTCGGTTACAATTTTACATTCACATGCTTCAAGCAATCAAATTCCTTTTCAGCCATGTCAGCATAAAGATAGAACAGGGTCCCACTTTGAATGATAGGTCCTGGGCCCACTGGCTTTTGATTACAAGCAATCATACTTTGTTGTTTAAACCTTTGATTTTACCAATTGGTGCAATGTGGTtaggtgagaaaaaaattaaaatggaaaaaagaaaacccattgAACTTAGCTCTCTGTCTTTGGAGAAAGGATGGTCTCCTCTGCAACGAAATTAAACAGTGCATTGTGCATGgatgttcaaaattttgaattatactGTGGATATTCTATAACATTGTCACATGTGCCCTgtttcaaaaagtaaaatttgatgTTACTTCATATGACATATATATGTGTTTGCTACtttgttatgaaatttgttgagGCATGAGTGATTGAAGTTAGCCACTCTTCAATTGGATCCTAATTTCAGTAAGGTGGTATCCAATTCATACAAGTTTATTGGTTGTTGATGCCATTAATATTACAATACTAATCTTTCAATGTTGGATTAATATGATTTTGATCCTAATTTTAGTAAGAAGGTATTCAACTC
This region includes:
- the LOC126709090 gene encoding WAT1-related protein At1g09380-like, which translates into the protein MAWDLVPFLAIALLQVGYAGLNIISMLAMQSGMNPLILVVYRLVFATIAIAPFAYFMEWKTRPKITIPILFQLFLCSLTGGTGNMLFYLVGLKHSTPTIGSALSNTLPAFTFILAVLFRQESVGIKTKPGQAKVIGTIICVGGALLLSFYHGHTIGISVPSMHWTYAENMEKNSSTSSSHGNAIIGPLLIIASSLSWSVWFIIQARMNKIFPAPYTSTTLMCFMASIECGIIALFAKHDISAWSLSNPMWLVASLYAGIFCSALAFVITSWAIQVKGPLYVSVFSPLLLVIVAISSWALLHEKLYVGTVLGSILIVLGLFAVLWGKNKEMKRISAIEEIEAAKRDDAMIQKDDLELQVIADDGNLYVTTRKEKHQEN